From the genome of Nicotiana sylvestris chromosome 2, ASM39365v2, whole genome shotgun sequence, one region includes:
- the LOC138885722 gene encoding uncharacterized protein has protein sequence MIKDLMSRKFDFQDLATVTLTQTCSAVVMRPIAEKLSDPGSFTIPCTIGNFAFAKALCDLGASINLMSLAIYKRLGIGRARPTSMLLQLADRTMKRQFGILDDVLIQVRKFVFPVDFVILDCKVDEEIPIILGRPFLATRRALIDYETGELKMRLNDEEITFNVQKSMRRPSEFANYSLIDDVDVIVESDDEVLTIEDPLVACLMNLDEVNGEDLVEWVLALEARGFWERNLEFEPLHLEKRETPPAKPSIEEPPKLELKPLPAHLRYEFLGPDSTLPVIISSSLLDLQVQKLLQVLKECKTAMGWTMADIRGISPAYCMHKSLLEEGHKPSREHQRRLNPNMKEVVKKECHFMVQEGIVLGHRVSSKGIEVYCAKVDVIAKLPPPTSIKAIRSFLGHAAFEELKKRLVTAPIIVAPSWEQSFKLICDASDYAVGAVLGQRKDKLMHPIYYASRTLSGAQLNYTVTKKEILAACHASAYGGHFGGVRTAAKVLEAGFFWSTVFKDAHLWVKGCNECQRTGNISRRHEMPMNPIQEVKVAALPTNDAKVVVGFLKKNIFTRFETPRSIISDGGTHFCNRAFEKLLVKYDVRHKLNLDMEAAGTSRVTKLHELEEFRYLAFESTKLYKERMKRLHDQNIVERNFKPGDMVLLYNSRLRLFPGLMARKKQKRSAGTSQQPTYNASRFESELAEGDFHAKASKSFIPEIPIDKAALRAEKEEMYEEIRRREMEFLFDEPETVNRILCFVTKKDFDAAKLIGDEMIIRSPLRSKGFYFPSLVTTLCLLKNVPTNPTDGEFPPKAAFKASGIRVGRGACTTIQIDDEDDDPVPMAPSRRSYDSVGPSRRPHAGAGLSRSQFTQPMLRTMEEEVTDLRTSVEGLHTRMDAMSQRQARSESRFMSWFCALGRACHVDPNTVSDSD, from the exons ATGAtaaaggacttgatgtcccggaAATTTGATTTTCAAGACTTGGCTACGGTTACACTTACTCAGACCTGTAGTGCAGTGGTGATGAGACCTATTGCTGAAAAGCTGTCTGATCCAGGtagctttacaattccatgcactattgggaatTTCGCCTTTGCTAAGGCGCTCTGTGATTTAGGGGCCAGCATTAATCTTATGTCCCTAGCTATCTATAAGAGGTTGGGCATTgggagagctagacccacctccatgttgttgcagctggccgACAGGACTATGAAGCGTCAATTCGGTATCCTTGATGATGTGCTTATTCAGGTgaggaaatttgtgttccctgtagATTTTGTTATCTTGGATTGCaaagtggatgaagagattcctataatcttaggaagaccattcttggccacgAGGAGAGCTCTGATTGACTATGAGACTGGGGAGCTCAAAATGAGACTCAATGATGAGgaaataacattcaatgtgcagaagtctatgaggcgaccaagcgaGTTCGCCAATTACTCTCTTATTGATGACGTGGATGTAATTGTAGAGTCCGATGATGAGGTGTTGACAATTGAGGACCCCCTTGTTGCATGTTTGATGAACTTAGATGAAGTGAATGGTGAGGATTTGGTggaatgggtgttggcattgGAAGCTAGAGGGTTCTGGGAGAGAAATCTAGAgtttgagcccttgcacttagaaaagagagaaactcctccagctaagccatccattgaagaaccaccaaagctggagttaaagccattgccagCCCACCTTAGGTATGAATTTCTGGGAcctgactccacattacctgttattatctcatctagtttgttagatctGCAGGTTCAAAAACTTTTACAGGTACTAAAGGAGTGCAAAACTGCCAtggggtggaccatggcagacattagGGGGATCAGCCCCGCCTACTGCATGCACAAGAGTCTGttggaagaggggcacaaaccttctagggaacatcagaggaggctgaaccccaacatgaaggaagtggtgaagaaggag tgtcatttcatggtacaagaaggcatagtcttggggcaccgggtgtcaagcaaGGGAATAGAGGTGTATTGCGCAAAAGTTGATGTAATAGCAAAGCTGCCTCCACCAACATCAATCAAAGCCATCAGAAGCTTCCTTGGACATGccg catttgaggagttgaaaaagagactggtcacagcacccatcattgttgcccccagcTGGGAGCAATCGTTCAAACTAATATGTGATGCCAGTGACTATGCAGTGGGAGCAGTGCTGGGCCAGCGGAAAGACAAACTgatgcacccaatctactatgctagtagaacgctgagtggagcccaaTTGAACTACACTGTGACTAAAAAGGAGATATTGGCT gcttgtcacgcatcggcgtatggtggacactttggaggggtTAGGACAGCGGCAAAGGTGCTAGAGGCTGGATTCTTCTGGTCGacagtgtttaaagatgcgcacctatgggtgaagggctgcaatgaatgtcagcggaccgggaacatttcccgacgccacgagatgcccatgaacccaattcaagag GTGAAAGTTGCGGCGTTACCCACCAATGATGCAAAAGTGGTGGTGggatttctaaagaagaacatattcacccgcttTGAGACACCACGATCAATTATCAGTGATGGAGGCACGCATTTCTGCAACAGGGCCTTTGAAAAGTTGCTTGTTAAGTacgatgtgcgccacaag CTGAACTTAGATATGGAAGCTGCGGGCACTTCAAGAGTCACTaaattgcatgagctcgaggagttcagatatcttgcttttgagagcacaaaattgtacaaggagagaatgaagaggctACACGACCAGAACATTGTTGAGAGAAATTTCAAACCCGGGGATATGGTATTGCTATACAACTCAAGACTACGTCTGTTCCCAG GTCTTATGGCTCGTAAGAAGCAAAAGAGATCGGCAGGCACGTCCCAACAGCCTACATATAATGCCTCAAGGTTTGAATCAGAATTGGCAGAGGGCGACTTTCATGCCAAGGCCTCAAAGAGCTTCATCCCTGAGATTCCGATTGACAAGGCAGCCCTCCGTGCAGAAAAGGAGGAGATGTATGAGGAAATCCGGCGGAGGGAAATGGAGTTCTTATTTGATGAACCTGAAACAGTGAACAGGATACTT TGCTTCGtcacaaagaaagattttgatgcGGCAAAACTTATTGGTGATGAAATGATCATACGGTCCCCGCTGAGGTCAAAGGGATTCTACTTCCCCTCCCTGGTGACTACATTGTGCCTGCTGAAGAATGTCCCCACCAATCCTACTGATGGAGAGTTTCCCCCTAAAGCAGCTTTCAAAGCTTCGGGCATCAGAGTGGGCAGGGGTGCATGCACCACCATTCAGAtcgatgatgaagatgatgaccCGGTTCCCATGGCACCATCCAGGAGATCCTATGACAGTGTCGGACCCTCTCGGCGCCCCCATGCTGGGGCAGGCTTATCCAGATCACAGTTCACCCAGCCTATGTTGCGTACTATGGAGGAAGAGGTCACGGATCTTCGCACCTCGGTGGAGGGCCTACACACGCGTATGGATGCCATGTCTCAGCGGCAGGCCAGGTCTGAGAGTCGGTTTATGTCCTGGTTCTGTGCTTTGGGGAGAGCTTGCCATGTGGACCCCAACACCGTCTCCGACTCTGATTGA